TTTTTATTTATTGGGAGATTACTATTTGAATTATGCTGTTTTTCAAGATGAATTCGATAGAAAGGATAAAGTTTTACCTTATTTAAATTTGGCTTTAGAGGTTTACAAGAAAAATTTCGGAGAAAATCATCCCAGTATTGCACTTTGTTTGGAAAATTTTGGAGATTATTATTTTAAAAAGAAAGATCATTTAAGTGCATTACAATATTATCAGAAGGCATTGATTTCAGAGTTAGAAAATTTTAACAATAGTACTATCTATTTTAATCCAATAATGAGTGAAATTGATCCACAAGTATCTACGCTGGAAATTTTAAAATCAAAAGCAGTTGCACTTTTTAGTTTGTATGAGAAAACGAATAGCATTGGAGATTTAGATTTTTCCCTACAAACCTATGATCTTTGCTTAGATATTGTCGATAAAATTAGAATTGGATATCAGGATGAAGAGAGCAAATTTGCTCTGTCTAAAAATGAAAAGGAAACATTTAATAGGGCAATAGAAATTGCAGTTAAGCTTTATGAACTAACAAAAGACGCTAAGTATAAAGAAAAGGCTTTTCTATATTCTGAACGATCGAAAGCGGCAAGTTTAATGTCTTCTTTAAATGATGTGAATGCTAAAAGTTTTGGTGGCATTTCTTTAGAATTACAGAAACAGGAAAGAGAATTAAAGTTGAGTATAGCCAAGTATCGAGAAATGGTTCATGAGGAGAGAAGAAAACAAGCTCCAAATAGAGATTCGATTACACGTTGGCAAAATGTACTTTTCGATTTTAATGAGCAATACGATCAAATGGTGCTTCAGTTCGAGGAAGATTATCCAGAATATTATGCTTTAAAATACGATACTAAAACCATAGAGCTTGAAGAATTACAGGATCGAATGAATGAGAATGATTTATTACTTGAATATTCAATTTCCGATTCAGCTCTTTTTACTTTTGTAATTACAAAAGAAAGTTTCGAATTGCAACGACAAGAAATTGTAAAAGATAGCTTTGATCTTCATTTAGAAGAAGTCCGTGACGCTTTAAAAACAAATGATTTTGCTGATGCAAGTATAAATTACTACAAAAGGTACACACAATCTGCTCATCAATTGTATAAATATTTGGTAGGAGAGAACGACAGCATCCTTACAGGTAAAAACCTACTTATTGTCCCAGATGGAAAAATGGCCTACATTCCTTTTGGTGTTCTTTTAAAAGAGGAAGCTGATTCTACATCAATGAATTATAGAAATCTAAAGTATTTGATTAAAGATAACAGCATTAGCTACCATAATTCAGCAACTCTAGGATTTAATAATGAGTCGAGTAATTATGGTTTTTCATCTTCTAAATCGGTTTTAGCCTTTGCGCCTTCCTATAATGATGTAGATGATTCTATTTTAATAACAGAAAGAGCTTATCGAGATAAGCTATATCCTTTACCAGGTGTTAAAGAAGAAGTAAATAACATATCAAAAGTAATTGCGGGTGATTTATTTGTAGATGATTTAGCTACTGAAGCTAATTTTAAAGCAAATGCGAGTGAATACGATGTATTGCACTTGGCAATGCATACCATTATTGATGATGAAAACCCTATGTTTTCCAAATTGGTTTTTACGCAAAACTCCGATACAATTCAAGATGGTTTATTAAATACGCATGAAATTTACAACATGAATTTTAATGCCAGAATGGTTG
This window of the Labilibaculum sp. DW002 genome carries:
- a CDS encoding CHAT domain-containing protein; amino-acid sequence: MNSRLSFNESFVPQEIDADSLLKEQFSRAANFIRKSDFQYAIQSFENAVHTIREGDVSDNTMIYRTYVNYGVILNRFGDRKKALEYYNLSESFTIKVFGEDSQKLVPIYVNKGNLFNDYENLVKAQNHYEKALLLLKNQRESKWFAKITHNLAVVAYKKYNYSEALKYLLETLTLKTKQNIDNASSTKNLIGNCYKQLKNYKEADKYFQNSISEVEELYGSDFYLLGDYYLNYAVFQDEFDRKDKVLPYLNLALEVYKKNFGENHPSIALCLENFGDYYFKKKDHLSALQYYQKALISELENFNNSTIYFNPIMSEIDPQVSTLEILKSKAVALFSLYEKTNSIGDLDFSLQTYDLCLDIVDKIRIGYQDEESKFALSKNEKETFNRAIEIAVKLYELTKDAKYKEKAFLYSERSKAASLMSSLNDVNAKSFGGISLELQKQERELKLSIAKYREMVHEERRKQAPNRDSITRWQNVLFDFNEQYDQMVLQFEEDYPEYYALKYDTKTIELEELQDRMNENDLLLEYSISDSALFTFVITKESFELQRQEIVKDSFDLHLEEVRDALKTNDFADASINYYKRYTQSAHQLYKYLVGENDSILTGKNLLIVPDGKMAYIPFGVLLKEEADSTSMNYRNLKYLIKDNSISYHNSATLGFNNESSNYGFSSSKSVLAFAPSYNDVDDSILITERAYRDKLYPLPGVKEEVNNISKVIAGDLFVDDLATEANFKANASEYDVLHLAMHTIIDDENPMFSKLVFTQNSDTIQDGLLNTHEIYNMNFNARMVVLSACNTGDGKLQKGEGVMSLARGFFYAGCPSVIMTLWTVEDKTGSNLMSNFYTLLASGLKKDEALREAKLQYLQTADALKSHPYFWSGYVTMGDVDPLYDDRFRNTIMYLAFGTIGLLLPFFFFRRRIKNKIAA